The Crassostrea angulata isolate pt1a10 chromosome 1, ASM2561291v2, whole genome shotgun sequence nucleotide sequence TTACTTAGGTATTGAGAAAGATGCAAATTATTCAAAGGAAGTCATACATCAGAAGCAAATATTTActatatcaaatcaaaataatgttatatcatCATCATGATGGGTTTTgactttatattttatttattgaaacatGATAATGATTATAATTATCAGTTGTTATGTTTCACTGTGTAATGAAGTCTGACTGTCATACCTTCAGCTGCTGGTTTGTTCTCTTCAAGAACTGCATTTCCTCTGTGTGTTTTTTCTCTTCCACCATTCTCTGTTCCTGTGCACGTTTCTCGATTTGATCACATTTTCCCTTCAGTTCATTGACCTGTTTTTCTAAATCACGCTTCTCCTCTTCCAGGTCAGAAATCTAAAAATGAGTTACCCCAAAAATATAAGAAGAAATGgaagataatttaaaaatcaaattttaatcagTGGATCTTTAtcaaaaggtacatgtactttgttttgaatttatattccTGTACCTTTTTCTCCATGTCAGCTTTTCCTTGCTCAGCCCACAGAGCTTTCCTCATTCCAAAGGCCACACTGCTTTCATATAAGGTCTGATAAGCTGCTATCGTCATTCTGATTTCATCTCTGACTCTGAGGAGCAACAAACCTCTCTCAGCACAGTTGATGGTGACTTGACGGATGAGCTCATCTAGAACATACACAGTTTATGCTTAAAGTTGAAACTTATCGAATGACAGAATAATAATTCAAGAAccttgtgttttaaaaataggtaACATAATTTGTATAAATACAAAAGAGAGATTTATTGCATCTTTAAGATTATGTTACATACCAAAGCACTGTGAGTAGAGTTCACGCCTGACTGGGCAGATTCCTGTCTCTCTGGCTTGTCTTTGTTGTAACCTCCTGTCAAGTTCTTCCTGCAAATTGACGACATCTAAACGAGTGGCTGGGGTACTGGAAACTTGCTGTACCCACAACTGCCCAGATTCTTGCCATTCCCTGCAAATATATAAAAGTTGCTGCTTAAGAATTTTTTAGGACAGATATTTAACCATGATTATGGatctttattataaaatatgctCGATAtatgttatttatcaatttacatACTTGCATATTGGAATATGATGCCAAAAAATTAACCAAATTAAATGATTTGATGAATTATTTGATAATCTAAGATATTTTCATTCAGTTGTgaacaatgtatttttaatgtcCCAGATGTTGTTAACTTTATATCGAGCTATAAGTGTGACTTTTTATAAAACCAAGCGCTCAAAAATTCCGTGGGACATTCATATATTAATTATCACTATTAATGATAGAACATTGATTGAAACGTATTAAGAATGTAATATGTTAATCATTAGAAAAAATTGACATACCTTGGAGGAAGAATAGAGTTGAGAATTTCATCTGTTTGTTGAGCTGCTTTGGCATCAACAGGGGACAGTTTCTGTTTTCCTGGTGGATTTGGCACTGGCCCTGCGGCTTGTGATGGTCCTGGGCTTACTTTCAGAGCTCTTGCCTGTGTTTGATAAtaaggttaaaaaaattattcatatatatatcaattaatgtaTCATATAAATATCCATGACAGTAAATATGGAAGGTTGCaactttaaaagttttctgTAAAGTCCGAAAAGAAATTAATTGGCTATTGacgtatttttatcaaaacatacCCTTGGTGTTTTCTTATCTGTATTCCGACTGACAAGCACTGGGTTGTCATATTTGACCAGAGATGCGTTTGGAGGAATCATGATTTCTGTTCAATGTCTTGATTCACTCGAGACTGTTTTTTGTGCAAGATAAGTTTGTTGCTTCTATGACAACAGGCCACTGCGCATGTCTAGTAAACAGGaagttgttaaaaaataaaacccaaattgtgaagaaaaaaacattccggaagaaatttattaataaaagtgaatacataagaaataaacaagataACTTTCAAATACCATATTGGCATATAGAAATTTTATGTGGATTCATATTGCAAATGacacttttaattatttttttatttttgttagaaAAACTATTCGTGCAATTTtctcatttcctttttttaatcataGAAATCAGTATTGAAATTACAAGTAAAAGAGTGACAATGCTATCAAATAAAGAGTAAATGAATTTATGGAAAtagataattaatattttgtgatttttcacGTTTACCATTTATAttagattttatgtatattttcccGATTTTAGTTTCACCTGTAAATAAGGGACAGAGAACCAGACAAATTCAATATGGCGGGTCACATATCATGggaaggtaaaaataaatctattttttctaataattacaCGACATtctattgttaaaaattttatatgatCAAATCATACCAGTGCGTATCTTTATTTCAATCTCTTAGATATTAAAGGGTCAGTGTTATCGCTTAAACTACATCAATAATGAAGAAGCATATGATCAGCtggtatcaggagaaaacgtacccaggagaaaacgtacccaggagaaaacgtacccaatttctagggtacgttttctcctggagaaaacgtacccgggtacgttttctccaggagaaaacgtaccctatgaaaatgataaatatactacttaatagtttttaatacttttaaatactattttacaCTAAATATTCCGGAAAGTAtgaattttatagatatatgaatttaatactttatatatttaaaggGTTTGGACATATAAGATAGttttcaaatgctacttttatgcatattttaatgcataaatatatagaaatgtattcatttattttagtacGAATGACCTGTCATACATTGTTATCTGTCTACTTCTTCTAAGTTTTCCAATTTCCATTTACCGTAAGCCTTACatatttgagtatttttatgCGAGATCCCCTGATTGCCTTTTAATTATAGagataatcaattaaatacctgaacagttattattatgtaatGTTATGCATTGCCTCCCCGCGCTAAGGAGGTAGAAATATTCACTCCCCACACATTATACATGTCAGTGccatcggaagcaaattgaaagtgggggaggGAGGGTAGGGGCTAGACTTATAaggattatttatttatgatcaGGAAATCACATATTTACTAAGACTGACTGTTCAGTGTGTTGTAGTTCATCTCGTagtatttttcatatatatgaatcaaacaaatatttaaaagacttgGACTTGATTTGagctaaaaaaatttcaacttagttttataaataattttcaatagttGATAGAATTTCAATGTTCGTTATAAGTAATCTCCTATAAACCTTTGAGACTTTCAAAGTATAGTCAATTCTTGAGACATTTCagcaatgaaaacaaaaactctGAATATAGGtgacatattatttttttcgtttatttacaacctatatatacataaaacatgtaaaacgCGCTATCGACTTCTTGAGATACTCATCATTTAGTTCTCCAAATTAGATTGcagtaaaattcattatttaacgGTTTCCTTTATTGTGGATCAATTGCCGACTCAGGCGATGTTCGTGTATGTGAATGTAACAAATTATTgtctaattaaacaaaattattatcttAATAATTTATGTACGtgttatgtatttaaaaacaacagcaaCATTTGAACaatgtttattgtatattttattttgtttcatccaagaatatttatgaaaaatacgatttattattttcacagggtacgttttctccaggagaaaacgtacccgggtacgttttctcctggagaaaacgtaccctagaaattgggtacgttttctcctgggtacgttttctcctgggtacgttttctccagcattcgATCAGctgtatgtttattttcaatGGTAACCTTGTATTTACAAGGCTATTTCACTGCTTTGTGTACAACTTacttaacatttattttatttataaaacagtGAATGAATTGATTTAATATCCCAAATTGGTTACAAGctttaaatgcaatttttttttatgtggaaaattttcaaaattacgCTATATTATATCCCAAGAAATTTATTCAGCATACTACTTAAATTGAtcataaatacctcagggttcaaaccaTGCAAACGATGTTATTTTAATACTATGAAAAAATTCCCAGATGTCTCCTTTGAAACACCCCCTTTAATGTAGCATGTTTTCAATAAgcagctaaaaataaaaagtctacggagattttgcattgcaagcAACATGAAATTACCTgaatgataatgttgaaaaattgtgcgaggtattcgaGTTACTTTCGAAAGATGAAAGATAACAGATTTtccatttataaatatacaaaagaaatttaattttgttcgtTTGAACCTATCTGGGTGAAATTAGATAAGGTGTCAATGAAAAAGTCCTTGATTTACTTCTTGACAAGTatgtgtattttgattaaaaattgctAAAAAGAATGGAAACAAtcacttgggacagactatattAAAACAggataaatttatatttaatgcaacaacttttggtTTACTTAGTGACTTTTTCTACAAGCTTACAGTTATAAGATTATAATTCCTAATAAGTTTTGGATTTACTGAAGGATCGATGTCCTAAACAGTAGGGTATCAGAAAAATTTGCTTTACACCAACAGTTACTCTTCTTCAAAGTACTGAGCAGGGCTCTTTGGAGAACATTTATACTGAGGGAGGCTCGTTTGTAATataaatcaagtacatgtattatataatatgttttacggtgcgaccgttggggcgagcacagcatgtgatcaaacaatgaattataataaattaataaaataaaattaacaacgtgaaatttgaatgccaaaaaataaaacatacctatttttcagtaaattttcattattcatagtttataagatttgttataatttatttatttatatgtagaacaatagtttaatctcagatacaatgttgttaaataataaagattttaatatataaatattcattgcactgcatctcctcttttaaagtgattgtgattatgattgattgattgatttcccccctttttttttgcagtagacattttttcttaaacgtacatataaaacttgactcatcatagagctccccccatgctaaattttttttcatttttgtcaattcatacatagaaaatcgacttaccatggatttgcccctccacttaaaaaaaaataattaatgtttgattttatttttaatttacgcttaaaaatatttgcttattatgttaaaagaac carries:
- the LOC128183930 gene encoding 33 kDa inner dynein arm light chain, axonemal-like, whose amino-acid sequence is MIPPNASLVKYDNPVLVSRNTDKKTPRARALKVSPGPSQAAGPVPNPPGKQKLSPVDAKAAQQTDEILNSILPPREWQESGQLWVQQVSSTPATRLDVVNLQEELDRRLQQRQARETGICPVRRELYSQCFDELIRQVTINCAERGLLLLRVRDEIRMTIAAYQTLYESSVAFGMRKALWAEQGKADMEKKISDLEEEKRDLEKQVNELKGKCDQIEKRAQEQRMVEEKKHTEEMQFLKRTNQQLKTQLEGIIAPKK